A section of the Oncorhynchus gorbuscha isolate QuinsamMale2020 ecotype Even-year linkage group LG04, OgorEven_v1.0, whole genome shotgun sequence genome encodes:
- the LOC124034375 gene encoding uncharacterized protein LOC124034375 isoform X3 yields MPSLKIETCCAPILLSFLRSLTDDQWRVIQHGMKNNLTFEQLSMLCLKIVKVVTQTALRILLPALARIMGVNLRSGATSPESQCSLTGSEDSLGSLDEREKRLLISEMTYWTKERRRNGSAGCRQKSTRRTSSPCCSPKRSQTSLQSLPATREAPLMEEPLKAIFGVTEESLLISLVEGHSNPSSSELSCAIVGEVVHQLNSGLSVAIQASSGSFPPMDSQDIAAGKEVIRVASVQILAELQSQTSEPEWVGFIEPLMDPVTDDVLDAIVGTMDKMAQDFNILLDLAKKMTILGSKCLTNLQCDLDVECPSGKEGTTHFLKETGSSTSVVARKIQTLSSPNFQSKALKAVSTILTRKVSSSSGMAPSSRPSSAAPSLTEASLNTSCTALTSVTSTATVIVKAFVGGMETIASFEGTCEAVDWPVPVNDHKTGSSQMITFSLARTLYGRIRAKLRDLLTLSAREEGVAKDASLQESSDTLEKATVSTVEVQLPSTELSRVPSESQPIPALCLSNLDTSTQEVLSSVFSIYKSELSKVESKSLAVVSSSDESLEACWFVDGVLSKLDDYTISQSPSPNEDLSVSTQYSQLSSEESVRITESSTSLIQSIKKLSSNDFQTQAEEAVSKVLMRSSHSFITQISHTGLQKSLQAGLSSSSPSEIYVLSESMSSENTASGLVETFVKGMATIFQKNESIDTVRLERSGRVSQCSHGGSQLDDTELSVKISEEKLWSTAKTICVSMKNTLKDFFTGLKPSGSERTENASSKETLGEILVAIQSEISNLGRMKDSRELLHINDMVGTILKEVEKSEDDSEQVCQNIPRTCSSLSTSLNGRSSLSSSSKGPRSDCELEINLPGTPIPDEVPFDLTCPIVRSSCIDNRVSKMPEISSSDLKTRIMAHTDEPLHRNSPMTDSSRPPSAKASFRSSTPSFTNKGTSLVPKGDGIDIEEKEECISSSSGHLRELLITPDISSATAFPLQYLMDSSKDDGICFVTILVIRLLSEIRPSALDGPSQQAADLTKTCQQLIRQVLSELCAASRFSRTQAYSQNLNIQRVFRGLHKNLMEEFGSYNTLQAAISSQDPAFDRVLVKSLTQQLVQGCKEASSPASAATNPSDQAETERGAEQKARRSFLCFSMTKLRINFKRYKRGNKNDCHSVQEQTEIPSTDGHCIAPVGEVSPSISQPVKKRSLIVRVFSAMMKPFRRFTKKNL; encoded by the exons ATGCCTTCTCTCAAGATTGAGACATGCTGtgccccaatcctcctctccttcctgaggAGTCTAACTGATGA CCAATGGAGAGTGATTCAGCATGGCATGAAAAATAAT CTCACATTCGAGCAGCTCTCCATGCTGTGTCTGAAGATTGTTAAAGTCGTGACCCAGACAGCCCTCCGCATTCTCCTACCAGCGCTAGCTCGTATCATGGGGGTGAACCTGAGGAGTGGGGCAACCTCCCCAGAATCCCAGTGCTCTCTGACAGGGTCTGAGGATTCCTTAggcagtctggatgagagagagaaaaggctgcTGATCAGTGAGATGACCTACTGGactaaggagaggaggaggaatggcaGTGCAGGGTGCCGCCAAAAATCCACCCGCAGGACCTCATCACCATGCTGTTCGCCTAAGAG GTCCCAGACCTCATTGCAGAGCTTGCCTGCAACTAGAGAGGCTCCACTCATGGAGGAGCCTCTGAAGGCTATTTTTGGGGTAACGGAAGAGAGCCTCCTGATATCCCTGGTTGAGGGTCACTCCAACCCCAGCTCCTCCGAGTTGAGCTGTGCTATCGTGGGGGAGGTGGTACACCAGCTTAACTCTGGCCTCTCAGTGGCCATTCAGGCCAGCTCGGGGAGTTTCCCCCCTATGGACAGTCAGGACATAGCAGCAGGCAAGGAGGTCATTCGGGTAGCCTCGGTGCAGATCCTGGCCGAGCTACAGAGCCAAACGTCTGAGCCAGAGTGGGTAGGGTTTATCGAGCCCCTCATGGACCCTGTGACCGATGATGTGCTGGATGCCATTGTCGGCACAATGGACAAAATGGCACAGGACTTCAACATCCTATTGGATCTGGCCAAGAAGATGACAATCTTGGGGTCAAAATGTCTGACCAATCTTCAATGTGACCTTGATGTTGAGTGTCCATCTGGGAAAGAAGGGACCACTCACTTTCTCAAAGAGACTGGATCCTCTACCAGTGTGGTGGCCAGAAAGATTCAGACCCTCTCTAGCCCCAACTTTCAGTCTAAAGCCCTGAAGGCGGTGAGCACCATCCTTACAAGGAAAGTCAGCAGCTCTTCTGGCATGGCTCCTTCCTCTAGGCCTTCTAGTGCTGCTCCTAGCCTTACTGAAGCTTCCCTGAATACCAGCTGCACAGCCCTGACATCTGTAACCTCCACTGCCACAGTGATTGTTAAGGCATTTGTGGGAGGCATGGAGACGATAGCATCATTTGAAGGCACATGTGAAGCAGTTGATTGGCCAGTTCCTGTAAATGACCACAAAACAGGATCTTCACAGATGATAACCTTCTCTCTAGCCCGCACACTCTACGGCCGTATACGAGCAAAGCTGAGGGACCTTTTAACTCTATCCGCTCGAGAAGAAGGTGTGGCTAAGGATGCTTCTCTTCAGGAGTCTTCAGACACTCTGGAAAAGGCAACTGTTTCAACTGTTGAGGTCCAGTTACCCAGCACCGAACTTAGTAGAGTTCCCAGTGAGAGCCAACCaataccagctctctgtctctccaatcTGGATACCAGTACTCAAGAAGTTCTTAGCAGTGTTTTTTCCATctacaagtcagagttatcaaaAGTGGAGAGTAAATCCTTGGCCGTTGTCAGTTCATCTGATGAGTCCCTAGAGGCTTGTTGGTTTGTTGATGGCGTCCTATCAAAGCTCGATGACTATACTATTTCCCAGTCACCCTCACCCAATGAAGACTTGAGTGTGAGTACTCAATATTCTCAACTGAGctcagaagagagtgtcagaatCACGGAGTCCTCTACTAGTCTGATTCAGAGCATTAAGAAGCTCTCTAGCAATGACTTCCAGACTCAGGCAGAAGAGGCAGTGAGTAAAGTGCTGATGAGATCCAGTCATTCCTTTATCACACAGATCAGCCATACTGGTCTTCAGAAAAGTCTGCAGGCTGGCTTATCATCTAGCTCACCATCAGAGATCTATGTCCTTTCAGAATCCATGTCCTCTGAGAATACAGCCTCTGGATTAGTGGAAACCTTTGTCAAAGGAATGGCGACTATTTTCCAGAAAAATGAGTCCATTGACACTGTGCGACTGGAAAGAAGTGGGAGAGTTTCACAGTGCTCCCACGGGGGCTCCCAACTGGATGATACTGAATTGAGTGTTAAAATATCAGAAGAGAAGCTTTGGTCAACAGCTAAGACCATCTGCGTCAGTATGAAGAACACACTTAAGGATTTCTTCACAGGGCTGAAGCCATCCGGATCCGAAAGGACAGAAAATGCTTCTTCCAAAGAGACCCTTGGGGAAATCCTGGTTGCTATCCAGAGTGAAATCTCAAACTTAGGGCGAATGAAGGATTCCAGGGAGCTCCTTCATATCAATGATATGGTAGGAACTATACTGAAGGAGGTTGAGAAAAGTGAGGATGACAGTGAACAAGTCTGCCAAAACATCCCTAGAACCTGTTCATCTTTGTCCACTTCTTTAAATGGTCGTAGTTCCTTGTCCAGCTCTTCAAAGGGTCCTAGGTCAGATTGTGAGTTAGAGATCAACCTCCCTGGCACTCCCATCCCTGACGAAGTGCCTTTTGATCTGACCTGCCCCATCGTCAGGAGCTCCTGCATCGACAACAGGGTCTCTAAAATGCCAGAGATTTCTTCAAGTGACCTAAAGACAAGGATAATGGCACACACAGATGAACCCCTGCATCGTAACAGTCCAATGACTGACAGCAGTCGACCGCCGAGTGCTAAAGCCTCTTTTCGATCCTCCACTCCGTCTTTCACCAACAAGGGAACCTCTTTGGTACCAAAGGGAGATGGGATTGACAttgaagagaaggaggagtgtaTCTCCAGCAGCTCTGGCCATCTGAGGGAGCTTTTAATCACCCCGGACATCAGCAGTGCCACTGCATTCCCACTGCAGTACTTGATGGACTCCAGCAAAGATGAtggcatctgttttgtcaccataCTGGTGATAAGGTTGCTATCGGAGATCAGACCATCAGCCCTAGATGGACCCTCCCAACAGGCAGCAGATCTGACCAAAACATGTCAGCAACTCATCAGACAAGTCCTGTCTGAGTTATGTGCTGCATCCAGATTCTCCAGGACACAGGCATATTCCCAGAACCTGAACATCCAAAGGGTGTTCAGAGGTTTACATAAAAACCTTATGGAGGAGTTTGGCTCTTATAACACCCTGCAAGCAGCTATTTCCTCCCAGGACCCTGCATTTGACAGAGTCCTGGTAAAGTCCTTGACCCAGCAGCTGGTACAGGGATGCAAGGAGGCGTCAAGTCCAGCTTCTGCTGCAACAAATCCATCAGACCaggctgagacagagaggggggctgAGCAGAAAGCAAGAAGGAGCTTCCTTTGCTTTTCAATGACCAAACTCAGGATCAACTTCAAG CGTTACAAGAGAGGAAACAAAAATGACTGCCATTCAGTCCAGGAACAGACTGAGATTCCCTCTACTGACGGACATTGCATAG ctcccgtTGGAGAGgtttctccctccatatctcagcCTGTCAAAAAACGATCCTTGATTGTCAGGGTCTTTTCAGCAATGATGAAGCCATTCAGGCGCTTCACCAAGAAGAACCTGTAA
- the LOC124034375 gene encoding uncharacterized protein LOC124034375 isoform X1, with translation MDEEKNVKWEDPSDDQNKVVENMKDETETHETNKNRTGGKAKRKSSGCAKKTSVEDSSIGAESSQTPGCGFRERGSIIEQLEKEAQRTLMPSLKIETCCAPILLSFLRSLTDDQWRVIQHGMKNNLTFEQLSMLCLKIVKVVTQTALRILLPALARIMGVNLRSGATSPESQCSLTGSEDSLGSLDEREKRLLISEMTYWTKERRRNGSAGCRQKSTRRTSSPCCSPKRSQTSLQSLPATREAPLMEEPLKAIFGVTEESLLISLVEGHSNPSSSELSCAIVGEVVHQLNSGLSVAIQASSGSFPPMDSQDIAAGKEVIRVASVQILAELQSQTSEPEWVGFIEPLMDPVTDDVLDAIVGTMDKMAQDFNILLDLAKKMTILGSKCLTNLQCDLDVECPSGKEGTTHFLKETGSSTSVVARKIQTLSSPNFQSKALKAVSTILTRKVSSSSGMAPSSRPSSAAPSLTEASLNTSCTALTSVTSTATVIVKAFVGGMETIASFEGTCEAVDWPVPVNDHKTGSSQMITFSLARTLYGRIRAKLRDLLTLSAREEGVAKDASLQESSDTLEKATVSTVEVQLPSTELSRVPSESQPIPALCLSNLDTSTQEVLSSVFSIYKSELSKVESKSLAVVSSSDESLEACWFVDGVLSKLDDYTISQSPSPNEDLSVSTQYSQLSSEESVRITESSTSLIQSIKKLSSNDFQTQAEEAVSKVLMRSSHSFITQISHTGLQKSLQAGLSSSSPSEIYVLSESMSSENTASGLVETFVKGMATIFQKNESIDTVRLERSGRVSQCSHGGSQLDDTELSVKISEEKLWSTAKTICVSMKNTLKDFFTGLKPSGSERTENASSKETLGEILVAIQSEISNLGRMKDSRELLHINDMVGTILKEVEKSEDDSEQVCQNIPRTCSSLSTSLNGRSSLSSSSKGPRSDCELEINLPGTPIPDEVPFDLTCPIVRSSCIDNRVSKMPEISSSDLKTRIMAHTDEPLHRNSPMTDSSRPPSAKASFRSSTPSFTNKGTSLVPKGDGIDIEEKEECISSSSGHLRELLITPDISSATAFPLQYLMDSSKDDGICFVTILVIRLLSEIRPSALDGPSQQAADLTKTCQQLIRQVLSELCAASRFSRTQAYSQNLNIQRVFRGLHKNLMEEFGSYNTLQAAISSQDPAFDRVLVKSLTQQLVQGCKEASSPASAATNPSDQAETERGAEQKARRSFLCFSMTKLRINFKRYKRGNKNDCHSVQEQTEIPSTDGHCIAPVGEVSPSISQPVKKRSLIVRVFSAMMKPFRRFTKKNL, from the exons ATGGATGAAGAAAAG AACGTAAAATGGGAGGATCCCTCAGATGACCAAAATAAGGTTGTGGAGAACATGAAGGATGAAACAGAGACACATGAGACCaacaagaacaggacaggaggcAAG GCTAAACGTAAGTCCAGTGGCTGTGCCAAGAAGACTTCCGTGGAGGACAGCAGCATTGGTGCAG AGTCTTCTCAGACACCCGGGTGTGGTTTCCGGGAAAGGGGATCTATCATTGAGCAGCTGGAGAAGGAGGCTCAGAGGACTCTAATGCCTTCTCTCAAGATTGAGACATGCTGtgccccaatcctcctctccttcctgaggAGTCTAACTGATGA CCAATGGAGAGTGATTCAGCATGGCATGAAAAATAAT CTCACATTCGAGCAGCTCTCCATGCTGTGTCTGAAGATTGTTAAAGTCGTGACCCAGACAGCCCTCCGCATTCTCCTACCAGCGCTAGCTCGTATCATGGGGGTGAACCTGAGGAGTGGGGCAACCTCCCCAGAATCCCAGTGCTCTCTGACAGGGTCTGAGGATTCCTTAggcagtctggatgagagagagaaaaggctgcTGATCAGTGAGATGACCTACTGGactaaggagaggaggaggaatggcaGTGCAGGGTGCCGCCAAAAATCCACCCGCAGGACCTCATCACCATGCTGTTCGCCTAAGAG GTCCCAGACCTCATTGCAGAGCTTGCCTGCAACTAGAGAGGCTCCACTCATGGAGGAGCCTCTGAAGGCTATTTTTGGGGTAACGGAAGAGAGCCTCCTGATATCCCTGGTTGAGGGTCACTCCAACCCCAGCTCCTCCGAGTTGAGCTGTGCTATCGTGGGGGAGGTGGTACACCAGCTTAACTCTGGCCTCTCAGTGGCCATTCAGGCCAGCTCGGGGAGTTTCCCCCCTATGGACAGTCAGGACATAGCAGCAGGCAAGGAGGTCATTCGGGTAGCCTCGGTGCAGATCCTGGCCGAGCTACAGAGCCAAACGTCTGAGCCAGAGTGGGTAGGGTTTATCGAGCCCCTCATGGACCCTGTGACCGATGATGTGCTGGATGCCATTGTCGGCACAATGGACAAAATGGCACAGGACTTCAACATCCTATTGGATCTGGCCAAGAAGATGACAATCTTGGGGTCAAAATGTCTGACCAATCTTCAATGTGACCTTGATGTTGAGTGTCCATCTGGGAAAGAAGGGACCACTCACTTTCTCAAAGAGACTGGATCCTCTACCAGTGTGGTGGCCAGAAAGATTCAGACCCTCTCTAGCCCCAACTTTCAGTCTAAAGCCCTGAAGGCGGTGAGCACCATCCTTACAAGGAAAGTCAGCAGCTCTTCTGGCATGGCTCCTTCCTCTAGGCCTTCTAGTGCTGCTCCTAGCCTTACTGAAGCTTCCCTGAATACCAGCTGCACAGCCCTGACATCTGTAACCTCCACTGCCACAGTGATTGTTAAGGCATTTGTGGGAGGCATGGAGACGATAGCATCATTTGAAGGCACATGTGAAGCAGTTGATTGGCCAGTTCCTGTAAATGACCACAAAACAGGATCTTCACAGATGATAACCTTCTCTCTAGCCCGCACACTCTACGGCCGTATACGAGCAAAGCTGAGGGACCTTTTAACTCTATCCGCTCGAGAAGAAGGTGTGGCTAAGGATGCTTCTCTTCAGGAGTCTTCAGACACTCTGGAAAAGGCAACTGTTTCAACTGTTGAGGTCCAGTTACCCAGCACCGAACTTAGTAGAGTTCCCAGTGAGAGCCAACCaataccagctctctgtctctccaatcTGGATACCAGTACTCAAGAAGTTCTTAGCAGTGTTTTTTCCATctacaagtcagagttatcaaaAGTGGAGAGTAAATCCTTGGCCGTTGTCAGTTCATCTGATGAGTCCCTAGAGGCTTGTTGGTTTGTTGATGGCGTCCTATCAAAGCTCGATGACTATACTATTTCCCAGTCACCCTCACCCAATGAAGACTTGAGTGTGAGTACTCAATATTCTCAACTGAGctcagaagagagtgtcagaatCACGGAGTCCTCTACTAGTCTGATTCAGAGCATTAAGAAGCTCTCTAGCAATGACTTCCAGACTCAGGCAGAAGAGGCAGTGAGTAAAGTGCTGATGAGATCCAGTCATTCCTTTATCACACAGATCAGCCATACTGGTCTTCAGAAAAGTCTGCAGGCTGGCTTATCATCTAGCTCACCATCAGAGATCTATGTCCTTTCAGAATCCATGTCCTCTGAGAATACAGCCTCTGGATTAGTGGAAACCTTTGTCAAAGGAATGGCGACTATTTTCCAGAAAAATGAGTCCATTGACACTGTGCGACTGGAAAGAAGTGGGAGAGTTTCACAGTGCTCCCACGGGGGCTCCCAACTGGATGATACTGAATTGAGTGTTAAAATATCAGAAGAGAAGCTTTGGTCAACAGCTAAGACCATCTGCGTCAGTATGAAGAACACACTTAAGGATTTCTTCACAGGGCTGAAGCCATCCGGATCCGAAAGGACAGAAAATGCTTCTTCCAAAGAGACCCTTGGGGAAATCCTGGTTGCTATCCAGAGTGAAATCTCAAACTTAGGGCGAATGAAGGATTCCAGGGAGCTCCTTCATATCAATGATATGGTAGGAACTATACTGAAGGAGGTTGAGAAAAGTGAGGATGACAGTGAACAAGTCTGCCAAAACATCCCTAGAACCTGTTCATCTTTGTCCACTTCTTTAAATGGTCGTAGTTCCTTGTCCAGCTCTTCAAAGGGTCCTAGGTCAGATTGTGAGTTAGAGATCAACCTCCCTGGCACTCCCATCCCTGACGAAGTGCCTTTTGATCTGACCTGCCCCATCGTCAGGAGCTCCTGCATCGACAACAGGGTCTCTAAAATGCCAGAGATTTCTTCAAGTGACCTAAAGACAAGGATAATGGCACACACAGATGAACCCCTGCATCGTAACAGTCCAATGACTGACAGCAGTCGACCGCCGAGTGCTAAAGCCTCTTTTCGATCCTCCACTCCGTCTTTCACCAACAAGGGAACCTCTTTGGTACCAAAGGGAGATGGGATTGACAttgaagagaaggaggagtgtaTCTCCAGCAGCTCTGGCCATCTGAGGGAGCTTTTAATCACCCCGGACATCAGCAGTGCCACTGCATTCCCACTGCAGTACTTGATGGACTCCAGCAAAGATGAtggcatctgttttgtcaccataCTGGTGATAAGGTTGCTATCGGAGATCAGACCATCAGCCCTAGATGGACCCTCCCAACAGGCAGCAGATCTGACCAAAACATGTCAGCAACTCATCAGACAAGTCCTGTCTGAGTTATGTGCTGCATCCAGATTCTCCAGGACACAGGCATATTCCCAGAACCTGAACATCCAAAGGGTGTTCAGAGGTTTACATAAAAACCTTATGGAGGAGTTTGGCTCTTATAACACCCTGCAAGCAGCTATTTCCTCCCAGGACCCTGCATTTGACAGAGTCCTGGTAAAGTCCTTGACCCAGCAGCTGGTACAGGGATGCAAGGAGGCGTCAAGTCCAGCTTCTGCTGCAACAAATCCATCAGACCaggctgagacagagaggggggctgAGCAGAAAGCAAGAAGGAGCTTCCTTTGCTTTTCAATGACCAAACTCAGGATCAACTTCAAG CGTTACAAGAGAGGAAACAAAAATGACTGCCATTCAGTCCAGGAACAGACTGAGATTCCCTCTACTGACGGACATTGCATAG ctcccgtTGGAGAGgtttctccctccatatctcagcCTGTCAAAAAACGATCCTTGATTGTCAGGGTCTTTTCAGCAATGATGAAGCCATTCAGGCGCTTCACCAAGAAGAACCTGTAA